The proteins below come from a single Dryobates pubescens isolate bDryPub1 chromosome 16, bDryPub1.pri, whole genome shotgun sequence genomic window:
- the LOC104309771 gene encoding thymosin beta-12, with amino-acid sequence MSDKPDFAEIETFDKTKLKKTETREKNPLPTKETIEQEKQSESTA; translated from the exons ATGTCCGACAAACCGGATTTCGCCGAAATCGAAACGTTCGACAAGACCAAGCTGAAGAAGACAGAAACCAGAGAGAAAAATCCCTTGCCCACTAAAGAAA CTATTGAACAGGAAAAGCAAAGTGAAAGCACAGCCTGA